A window of Candidatus Hydrogenedentota bacterium contains these coding sequences:
- a CDS encoding CDGSH iron-sulfur domain-containing protein, with amino-acid sequence MDEPRIADKKPAVLELEPGTYWWCRCGHSASQPWCDGSHKSTPFTPLEVKLDVKKRYALCQCKHTAAAPMCDGTHKRL; translated from the coding sequence ATGGATGAACCTAGAATCGCCGACAAGAAGCCCGCGGTACTCGAACTCGAGCCCGGAACCTACTGGTGGTGCCGGTGCGGGCACTCGGCGTCCCAGCCCTGGTGTGACGGTTCCCACAAGAGCACGCCGTTCACCCCCCTCGAAGTGAAGCTCGATGTCAAGAAGCGCTATGCCCTGTGCCAGTGTAAACACACCGCAGCCGCCCCCATGTGCGACGGTACGCACAAACGGCTATAG
- the metF gene encoding methylenetetrahydrofolate reductase [NAD(P)H], which produces MNTDSKSTQLRNAYADGRFGLSYEFFPPKTAEGEADLFENFAELVKYNASFATCTYGAGGSTRGKTIQIASRLKRDHGIPVGAHLTCVGATRDDLRTFLDQAENCDIDYIVALRGDPPAGVKKFVPVPGGLRYANELVTFIRENYPRFGVAVAGYPETHPEAPNRATDLENLKRKVDAGADVVISQLFYDNDDFYRFRDRCEAIGISVPIVPGILPVTALPQLRRVVAMCGANVPKALMERLETHPDNSQGQFDVGVYHAIRQVEDLVSRGSCRGVHFYCLNKSRSVATILRTLTLPNIEAFRGR; this is translated from the coding sequence TTGAATACTGATTCAAAATCAACACAGCTTCGTAATGCGTATGCGGACGGGCGGTTCGGCCTGTCGTACGAGTTCTTCCCGCCAAAAACCGCCGAAGGCGAGGCGGATCTGTTCGAGAACTTCGCCGAGCTGGTCAAATACAACGCATCATTTGCCACGTGCACGTACGGCGCGGGTGGCAGTACGCGCGGCAAAACGATTCAAATCGCGAGCCGTCTCAAGCGCGACCACGGCATTCCGGTGGGCGCTCATCTGACCTGCGTGGGAGCTACACGGGACGACTTGCGCACGTTTCTCGACCAAGCCGAGAACTGCGACATCGACTACATAGTGGCACTGCGCGGCGATCCGCCGGCGGGCGTCAAGAAGTTCGTCCCCGTGCCGGGCGGGTTGCGCTATGCCAATGAGTTGGTGACGTTTATACGAGAGAACTATCCCCGGTTCGGTGTGGCTGTGGCGGGATACCCCGAGACCCATCCGGAAGCGCCCAACCGCGCCACGGACCTCGAGAACCTCAAGCGCAAGGTGGATGCTGGCGCGGACGTGGTCATCAGCCAGCTCTTTTACGACAACGACGACTTCTACCGGTTCCGGGACCGGTGTGAGGCCATCGGCATCAGCGTGCCTATTGTTCCGGGAATTCTGCCCGTAACCGCATTGCCGCAGCTCAGACGCGTCGTGGCCATGTGCGGCGCCAACGTGCCAAAAGCCCTCATGGAACGTCTCGAAACCCACCCCGACAATTCCCAGGGCCAGTTTGATGTCGGCGTTTACCATGCCATCCGGCAGGTCGAGGACCTTGTGAGCCGGGGCAGCTGCCGGGGGGTCCACTTCTATTGCCTCAACAAGTCCCGGTCGGTCGCGACCATCTTGCGCACACTCACCCTGCCCAACATAGAAGCATTTCGCGGGAGATAA
- a CDS encoding sodium:solute symporter: MGQLSGLDWGVIVLYFGLVFGVAVWAALTNRKQGDNSAGYFLASRNVGWFVIGASMFASNIGSEHLVGLAGAGASTGVVLGQFEVQASLAILVLGWLFVPFYVKSGVFTMPEFLERRYSPTARWYLAVVSIISYVLTKISVTIYAGGVVFTALMGIEFWTGAIIVVLATGVYTVFGGLRAVLYTDMFQALVLIGGSVAVTAIGLNEAGGWTTLCREAGPNMMSMWKPFNDPDFPWTAILLGAPILGLWYWCTDQFIVQRVLSAKSQEEARRGSIFAGFLKQLPLFIFVVPGLIAFVLAQRGAIVLERADEALPVLIARLLPTGVRGLVVAGLLAALMSSLSSVFNSCSTLITWDVYRKLRPGASEHHLVVVGQVSTVILVVLGLAWIPFMRYISGELYTYLQSVQSYIAPPITAVFLLGVFWKRVNAHGALAALFTGFILGMGRLVAELLRDNLNGWLYTFATIHFLHFALFLFLLCCGILVIVSLLTRPAPDSQLDGLTFATARGAGHKEAKGTRISLAFTLVLLGIVCLVWLYFSPMNPF, from the coding sequence ATGGGACAGCTCAGCGGCCTTGACTGGGGCGTCATCGTCCTGTATTTCGGCCTGGTGTTTGGCGTCGCAGTATGGGCGGCGCTTACCAACCGCAAACAGGGCGACAACTCGGCGGGCTATTTCCTGGCGAGCCGTAACGTGGGCTGGTTCGTTATCGGCGCGTCGATGTTTGCCTCCAACATCGGCTCGGAACACCTCGTAGGCCTCGCGGGCGCGGGCGCCTCGACGGGCGTCGTACTCGGCCAGTTCGAGGTCCAAGCCTCGCTGGCAATCCTCGTGCTGGGCTGGCTTTTCGTGCCCTTCTACGTGAAAAGCGGCGTGTTCACCATGCCCGAGTTTCTCGAGCGCCGCTATTCGCCCACCGCGCGGTGGTACCTTGCCGTGGTCTCGATTATCAGCTATGTGCTGACCAAGATCTCCGTCACCATCTACGCGGGAGGCGTGGTGTTCACGGCCCTCATGGGCATCGAGTTCTGGACCGGCGCCATCATCGTAGTGCTCGCCACCGGCGTCTACACCGTTTTCGGCGGCCTTCGCGCGGTGCTCTACACCGACATGTTCCAGGCCCTCGTGCTGATCGGCGGTTCGGTTGCCGTCACCGCCATAGGCCTCAACGAAGCCGGGGGATGGACCACGCTGTGCCGGGAAGCCGGCCCAAACATGATGAGCATGTGGAAACCCTTCAATGATCCCGATTTCCCATGGACGGCAATCCTCCTGGGCGCGCCGATCCTCGGACTCTGGTACTGGTGCACCGACCAATTCATCGTGCAGCGCGTGCTGTCGGCAAAGAGCCAGGAAGAGGCGCGGCGCGGCAGCATCTTCGCCGGATTTCTCAAACAATTGCCCTTGTTCATTTTCGTGGTTCCCGGCCTCATCGCGTTTGTACTGGCCCAACGTGGCGCGATTGTATTGGAACGCGCCGACGAAGCGCTGCCGGTGCTCATCGCGCGGCTGTTGCCCACAGGCGTCCGCGGACTGGTCGTCGCGGGGCTGTTGGCCGCGCTCATGAGCTCGCTGTCGTCGGTGTTTAACTCGTGCTCAACCCTGATCACGTGGGACGTCTACCGCAAGCTGCGCCCCGGCGCTTCTGAACACCATCTGGTCGTGGTAGGACAGGTCTCGACTGTTATCCTGGTCGTCCTGGGTCTGGCGTGGATCCCGTTCATGCGCTATATCTCGGGCGAACTCTACACCTACCTCCAGAGCGTGCAGTCTTACATCGCGCCGCCGATCACCGCGGTGTTCCTGCTCGGGGTGTTCTGGAAACGGGTGAACGCCCATGGCGCGCTCGCGGCGCTGTTTACCGGTTTCATTCTCGGGATGGGCCGTCTCGTCGCGGAACTGCTGCGCGACAACCTCAACGGATGGCTCTACACCTTCGCGACCATCCACTTCCTGCACTTCGCGCTGTTTCTGTTCCTGCTCTGCTGCGGAATCCTGGTCATCGTGAGCCTGTTGACCCGTCCCGCGCCGGACAGCCAGCTCGACGGGCTCACCTTCGCCACGGCCAGAGGCGCCGGACACAAGGAGGCGAAAGGGACGCGCATCAGCCTGGCGTTCACGCTCGTCCTGCTGGGAATCGTCTGTCTCGTCTGGCTCTATTTCTCGCCCATGAACCCGTTCTAG